One stretch of Halichoerus grypus chromosome 10, mHalGry1.hap1.1, whole genome shotgun sequence DNA includes these proteins:
- the ACP1 gene encoding low molecular weight phosphotyrosine protein phosphatase isoform X2, which produces MAEQLPKSVLFVCLGNICRSPIAEAVFRKLVTDQKLSDHWRIDSAATSTYEIGNPPDYRGQSCMKKHGIPMNHTARQVTKEDFATFDYILCMDESNLRDLNRKSNQIKNRKAKIELLGSYDPQNQLIIEDPYYGNESDFETVYQQCVRCCRAFLEKAR; this is translated from the exons ATGGCTGAGCAGCTGCCGAAGTCTGTGCTCTTCGTGTGTCTGG GTAACATCTGTCGGTCACCCATTGCAGAAGCAGTTTTCAGAAAACTTGTAACTGATCAAAAGCTTTCAGATCAT TGGAGGATAGACAGTGCAGCGACATCCACGTATGAAATAGGAAACCCTCCTGATTATCGAGGGCAGAGTTGCATGAAGAAGCATGGTATCCCCATGAATCACACTGCCCGGCAG gTTACGAAGGAAGACTTTGCCACATTTGATTATATACTATGTATGGATGAAAGCAATCTGAg AGACTTGAATAGAAAaagtaatcaaattaaaaaccGCAAAGCTAAAATTGAACTACTTGGGAGCTATGATCCACAAAATCAGCTCATTATTGAAGACCCCTATTAT GGGAATGAGTCCGACTTTGAGACTGtctaccagcagtgtgtgaggtgCTGCAGAGCCTTCCTGGAGAAGGCCCGCTAA
- the ACP1 gene encoding low molecular weight phosphotyrosine protein phosphatase isoform X1: protein MAEQLPKSVLFVCLGNICRSPIAEAVFRKLVTDQKLSDHWVIDSGAVSDWNVGRSPDPRTLSCLRNHGINTAHKARQVTKEDFATFDYILCMDESNLRDLNRKSNQIKNRKAKIELLGSYDPQNQLIIEDPYYGNESDFETVYQQCVRCCRAFLEKAR, encoded by the exons ATGGCTGAGCAGCTGCCGAAGTCTGTGCTCTTCGTGTGTCTGG GTAACATCTGTCGGTCACCCATTGCAGAAGCAGTTTTCAGAAAACTTGTAACTGATCAAAAGCTTTCAGATCAT TGGGTCATTGACAGCGGCGCTGTTTCTGACTGGAACGTGGGCCGGTCACCAGATCCAAGAACTCTGAGCTGCCTCAGAAATCATGGCATTAACACAGCCCATAAAGCAAGACAG gTTACGAAGGAAGACTTTGCCACATTTGATTATATACTATGTATGGATGAAAGCAATCTGAg AGACTTGAATAGAAAaagtaatcaaattaaaaaccGCAAAGCTAAAATTGAACTACTTGGGAGCTATGATCCACAAAATCAGCTCATTATTGAAGACCCCTATTAT GGGAATGAGTCCGACTTTGAGACTGtctaccagcagtgtgtgaggtgCTGCAGAGCCTTCCTGGAGAAGGCCCGCTAA
- the ALKAL2 gene encoding ALK and LTK ligand 2 — protein sequence MRGPGRPLLLGLLLVLGAAGPGVAEPREAADRQTLLRLIVEILQELKKYHSGESKRLHLLGQHDYTLGRREVSDYPVYPEEQRVEIVPRDLRMKDKFLKHLTGPLYFSPKCSKHFHRLYHNTRDCTIPAYYKRCARLLTRLAVSPMCMEG from the exons ATGCGCGGGCCTGGGCgccccctcctcctggggctGCTGCTCGTGCTGGGGGCGGCGGGGCCCGGGGTCGCCGAGCCCCGGGAGGCGGCCGACAGACAGACCCTGCTGCGGCTCATCGTGGAGATCCTCCAGGAGCTCAAGAAGTACCATTCGGGCGAGTCGAAGAGACTGCACCTCTTGGGCCAGCACGACTACACTCTGGGCCGCAGGGAGGTCTCGGACTACCCGGTTTACCCCGAGGAGCAGAGAGTCG AAATTGTTCCTCGAGATCTAAGGATGAAGGACAAGTTTCTAAAACATCTTACAG GTCCTCTTTACTTCAGTCCAAAGTGCAGCAAACACTTCCACAGACTTTACCACAACACCAGAGACTGCACCATCCCTGCAT ACTATAAAAGATGTGCCAGGCTGCTTACCCGGCTGGCTGTCAGTCCAATGTGCATGGAGGGATAA